From the genome of Nocardia mangyaensis:
CGGACTCGGCTGGGGCGCACGTGCACCCCGGTCTCGGTCGACTCGCCGGACCAGACCGATCTCAGCGGGTATGCCGGCACCTCCGCGTCCCGCGCTCGTGGTCGCTTCACCCGGAATTTCGTGGTGCAGGGCAGTGCCGCGGACTGGGCGTTGCTCGTCCTCGCCGGTGTGCGGCACGCGATCGCGCGGGCGGGGCTGCGCGCCGAACTGGTCTTCTTCCAGCACGACGAGGTGATCGTGCACTGCCCGGTGGACGAGGCCACCGAGGTCGCCGAGGCGATCTCGGCCGCAGCCGAGACCGCAGGGCGGCTCGCGTTCGGTCCCACACCGGTACGGTTCCCGTTCACGACCGCGGTCGTGGAGTGCTACGGCGACGCCAAGTAGGCCATCTCACCGAACCGGCGATCGACGACCGGCGGATCCTGCGCGCTCTCGGCCCGCCGGACACGCTGCCGGCGGATCCGGCGCTGGAGGCGGAGCACTCGGCTATCTTGGTTCGGATGTGCTCGCCGGAGATCGTTCGCCTCGCCCATGACGGTGCGCCGCGACCGAGTCGACGGGCGATGTTCGGCCTCGCCGCCCTCGCCGCCCTCGCCGCGGTGGCTCCGGCGCCCGCGCTCGCCGCGCCCCGGCCCGGCGCTGTCGTCGATCTCACCCACACGCTCACACCGCAGCTGCCGGTCTGGCCGGGCAATCCGCCGATCGCCATGGTCCCGGTGGCCTGGCACGCCTCGGGCGGCTTCGACCAGCTCGCGCTGGGGTATTGGGAGCACACCGGCACCCACCTCGATGCACCCGCGCACCGGATACCGGGCGGTGCCACGACCGAGGCACTCGCGGTCGAAGACCTCGTCGCGCCGCTCGTCGTCCTCGATATCAGCGCCAAAGCCGCCGGTGACGCCGACGCGGTGGTGACCGTTGCCGATATCGACAGCTGGCGCGGCCAGCACGGGGAGATTCCCGAGCGGGCCTTCGTCGCGATGTACTCCGGATGGGAGCACCGCATCGCCGAGCCGTCGACCTTCCTCGGCCTCGACGCGCAGGGGCGGCCCCACGCACCAGGGTTCTCGGGGGAGGCCGCGCACCACCTTGTCGCGCAGTGCGGGATCGTCGGCGCGGGCGTCGACACGCTCAGCCTGGACTGTGGTGTCGATCCCGACTTCGGCGCGCACACCGCCCTTCTCGGTGCAGGCCGCTATGGCGTGGAGATGCTCGCCAATCTCGCGACGGTGCCGCCGGTGGGGGCGCGAATCGTCATCGGTGCGCCGAAACACGCGGGTGGCACGGGCGGTCCCTGCCGGGTGCTGGCCCTCACCTGAGCGGCATCACCAGTCCGGCCGGCCGATCGAGAGCTGGTGCGCGAAGGTGTTGCCCGGATCCCACTGCGCTTTGATCCGGCGCAGTCGTGGGTAGTTGTCGCCGTAGTAGAAGGCGTGCCACGGCAGACCGGAGGTGTTCCACGTGCGGTCGGCCAGATCCGGATCCGGATAGTTGATGTAGCTTCCGCCATAGACCTCGTTCGGCACCGGTACCCCACCGGTCTCGGCGTGCACCTCGCGATACATCTCGCGAGCCCACCGCACATATCTGTCGTCGTCGGCCGGTGACCGCCACGCCGCATGGATGAGCATTTTCATGAACGAATCCCGGGCGGGGGTGGCCGTGGCATCGGGTGCGACGGCATTGATCGCGCCGCCGAACGGGAGGAATTCGAGCTGGGATTCGCCGAGGAAGGCGAGATCGGTGATGTAGCGGTAGAAGATCCGGAGCTGCGCGGGCGAGTAGGCCTTGCGCAGGTAGGCGGCTTTGACCTTGACCCGGAAGGTGCTCTCGGCCTTGGCGTAGTAGGTTCGGTCGACGGTGTCCCGATAGGACAGCCGCCGCACCGGCAGAAGTGCCGGTGGAGGGAACACGCCCTCGCTCACCGTGGCCACGAATTCGTCGAATCGCGTTCGGGCATCGGGAGAATCGGCGTCGACGAGGATCAGCAACTCGGCCGCGGCGGTGCCGGTCGTCCGGATCATCAGTGGCGCGTACAGTCCGGCGAAATCGTTCCCCGGCGCGCTGTGTCGTTCGAAGAACCCGAGGTAGTTCCCGAGGAACCGGACGAACGAATCCTCCGTGGCGACAGGCAGGATCAGGCGGGCGTTGAGCAGGTGGGCCGGCGGTCTCGGCAGGGCGTGCGCGGGGTCGGTGCCCTCGGCGTCCGGTGACCGCAGCAGAAAGCGC
Proteins encoded in this window:
- a CDS encoding cyclase family protein, with amino-acid sequence MCSPEIVRLAHDGAPRPSRRAMFGLAALAALAAVAPAPALAAPRPGAVVDLTHTLTPQLPVWPGNPPIAMVPVAWHASGGFDQLALGYWEHTGTHLDAPAHRIPGGATTEALAVEDLVAPLVVLDISAKAAGDADAVVTVADIDSWRGQHGEIPERAFVAMYSGWEHRIAEPSTFLGLDAQGRPHAPGFSGEAAHHLVAQCGIVGAGVDTLSLDCGVDPDFGAHTALLGAGRYGVEMLANLATVPPVGARIVIGAPKHAGGTGGPCRVLALT
- a CDS encoding FAD-dependent oxidoreductase, with the protein product MPISRRRLITAATVGGALAALGMPTARAGERVLGAGDAEYQALAQRGYNRRFLARPAKIYVPTTAEEVRRAVAAAVAEDSAIAARSGGHCFDDFVDNARTRSIIDLGRLNTVHWDERQRAFSVDAGADIGTVYEALHRWGVTVPGGICRGVGMGGHVPGGGYGPLSRRFGLVADHLAGVEVVTVDADGAAKIVLATRDGPDHDLWWAHTGGGGGNVGVVTRFLLRSPDAEGTDPAHALPRPPAHLLNARLILPVATEDSFVRFLGNYLGFFERHSAPGNDFAGLYAPLMIRTTGTAAAELLILVDADSPDARTRFDEFVATVSEGVFPPPALLPVRRLSYRDTVDRTYYAKAESTFRVKVKAAYLRKAYSPAQLRIFYRYITDLAFLGESQLEFLPFGGAINAVAPDATATPARDSFMKMLIHAAWRSPADDDRYVRWAREMYREVHAETGGVPVPNEVYGGSYINYPDPDLADRTWNTSGLPWHAFYYGDNYPRLRRIKAQWDPGNTFAHQLSIGRPDW